A stretch of DNA from Nitrospira sp. KM1:
GTTGAAGATGTGACAGCGGCACTTGAGTACGCCAGCCACGTAGTGGATGAAGAGAAAGTTATTCCGCGTGCCTGACCGCCTGACCGTCCTTCTCGACCCAAACATTCCGCGCGCGATCGCTCCCAGGCTCCGACACATCAGACCTGGATGCCCTAATGACGTCGTGAAGGTGAAATAACCCTAAGCGATGTTCCAACTTTTCATGGTGTTCTTGGCAATCACGGTCCCGGTCCTTTCTGTGAAAGCATCGGATCATGATGAGCCGTGGGCAAACCCAGCGACTGCTCGTACGACGGAAGGCCCGCCGTCTGAATCAACCCACTCGCGTTGGCATTACGGTGCATACCTCGATTTGAGCTATCCGATCGATTTTAATTATCCGGAAAACCATCGTTGGCGCAGCAAGGCCACAACGCAGCGGGTGAATGAGCTGACTCCGAACATGATAATGGGTTATGTCCGGAAGGATGCAGACGAATCATCTCCCTGGGGGATGGAATTCGGAGTTCAGGGTGGCTACGACGTCACAGGGCAGGTGCCCAATGCCAGTCTCCGGAATGGTCAACCTTACTCGGGTGCCGATACGTTCAGCCACTTTTCCCGGGCCAATGTGTCGTATCTGGCTCCAGTTGGAAATGGCCTGAAACTCACAGCTGGTCTCTTTAATAGCTATATCGGGTACGAGTCATTCTATGCCAAGGACAATTACAACTATACGCGCAGCTATCTGCCGGACTATTCGCCGTACTTCATGTTCGGAGTGTCCGCCGAATATCAGATGAGCCAGTCAGTGAAGAGCGCCTTCTATATCATTAATCGCTTTAATTACCTCTCTAACCCCAATGACTTGCCCAGTTATGGCATTCAGCTCGCGTGGACGGTTTCACCATCCGTCACTGCTGTGCAAAATTTCTACTATGGCCCCGATCAGTCGAACAGCGATCTCCGGTATTGGCGCTTCTTCTCCGACAGCAGTATTCAATGGAAGCGCGATCGCCTCACCGTTGCATTAGTTTATGACATTGGCACAGAGCGAGTGATACCAGAAGCCGGGGGTGCGCGGGTTTTCTGGACCGGCACTGCGATCTATACGCATTGGCAGTTTACTCGAGCATGGGCGCTGGCGGTCCGGCCGGAACTGTACTACGACCCGAGCGGGACGATGACCGGCGCTCGCCAATTCCTGAAGGCGATCACGACCACGCTTGAATACAAACTACCAATTGCTGCCAGCATGACACGGTTGCGAATGGAGTATCGATATGATGATTCGACCGGACCGCAAAGCGGTTTTTTTAGAGGCGCAGAAACCAACCCCGGCGGAACCGGTCTCGTACAAGCCCAACATCTGCTGATTGCAGCAATATTGTGGAATTATGATTCCCCATAGCGGCGGTTTTCCTCTTAACCCTCCTTGCCACTCGATGTGCTGCCGAAGGGAAATTTCGATTGGGAAGATATCATCATCAGCAACTGGAATCCGAGCACAAGGCGCCAGTTGGTGGAATGGCTGGCTGGAGCCCGTTTTGAGGCACGGAAGCAATCGGTCCTCGATGAAGCTCATGCAATAGGTACTGCGCATCGGCAAGCAGAACTTTAGAAAATGTATCCCCCGTGGCCGACTTCATAGGGTGGGTTTTCGTGTCCGTTCAGTTTCCTCGACCTCTTGCTGGTGCTTCACGCAGTAACGAGTCCATGGGATCGCCTCGAGGCGCTTTTCCTCGATCATCTCGCCGTCTGCAAGACAGGCTCCGAAGGTGCCATCCTCAATCCGTTGAAGGGCCTCGCGTACCTGGCTCAAAGTCGACCATTTGGCATCGGTACTCCGGAATTGTTCATCTTTTCGTTCATTCTCGATGCTTTTATCACCGGAATCACGGGCCGGGCCGTCACTTGGTTCTCGTGCCTGCTCGCCGGCTTTGACGAGTCCGCCAAGGAGTCCTTGTTCTTTTTCCAGGAGTTGTCGTTTGAATTTGTCGAGATCCATATGTACTGCATCCCATGATCAGGATTCTGTCACTCTCTGCGACGGTATCTACCTGTCATGACGTCACCTGCTGAGTGTTGACGGATTGAGCCCTGCACTGGTGCTTCACCGCGCTCGGAGGTGCGGAATGCGTTGCGCCAGGTTAATCCATGACGACTGACGGGATTTGCTATTGCGGATGGTATAGACGACCAGCGCAAGCATGCCGGCTCCGATGACTCCGGTGGCCAAGGCCGGCTTTAAGCCTCCGTCCTGAATGAGCGGGGAGTTCTTGATGAGGCTGGCAGTCCACGTCATGGGAGTGCGGCCCGCCCGGGCATCGGAGAAACCGACCAATTGGGCCTGGTCGATGACATGCCCATGAATGGCTCGATAAAAGGCGGCACGACCGGATCCGGGAGGCAAATGAGATAGCCGGTCCAAGGCATAGAGCTCAAAAATATAGCTATGTTTGCCGTGACGCGGCGGGACGTTCGGTCCAGTGTATCCGAGGCTGAACAGGCTGTTCCTGCCTTGGCGAATCGGGTTATAGAGCGAAGCGCCTGAGATTCGTCCTGCCTGAGGAATCCCTTCCTCCAGCACTCGCTGATCGGGCGATATCCCATACGCGATCCAATGCACGAAGGTTCGAGGCGTCGGGGCATCGGGATCCAAGCAGATCAAGGCCAATTCTTTCGTTTCCGGCGTCACACCGCTCCATTCAAGGGGCGGCGACAGGTTTTCGCCCGCCGAGGTGAACCGTTTAGGAATGGATGATCCCGACTCAAACGCCGGACTCGTTAACGTTAATGCCATGAAGTTCTCCTTTATCGTTGAGTCTCATGTTATCGGCGCTCAGGTGTTCGCCGTTTGTCGGCAGGCTTATCATTCCTGCCGAAGAGATTGCGCAATTCTTCCTTGGCCCGTTCAAGTCTGTGTTTTTGCGAAGCAGGAAGTCCGCTTCCGCCTCGGTTGATGTGAAAATTCAGCATGGACATGGCTGATTGAAAAGGGGTGCCCTTCCGTCTGTGGCTTCGGAGGGCGGAGCGTTTGAGAGAGGCGGCAATCTCCTTTGGGCTCTTTTTAGTAAAGACCCCTTGTTCCAAGTCCAGGGCATCGCTTCGTTTCATGACGCCGGCCGACCATTTCCGAGTCTTCCGTGGCTTCGATATATGTTTCGAGCTGCCGTGCACACGCTTTCTCATGCGAGTCGCCATTGTGGTGCTCCGTGGATGTGGAAGCCTTTGTCAGGCCGGGCTGTTCGTTCGTTCCTGGTGCTTGGAAAACACATCGAGCATGGTCTGATTAAAGAGGGGAATATCGTCGGGCTTCCGGCTTGATATGAGACCTCGATCCACCACGACCTGCTCGTCCACCCACTGCGCCCCCGCGTTCTCCAAATCGGTTTGCAACGACGGATAGGACGTGATCCGCCGGCCGTTCACCACGCCGGCATCGATCAACGTCCAAGGTCCATGGCAAATCACGGCGACCGGTCTCTGCCGGTCGAAAAATGCTTTGACGAAACGCAATGCTGTGGGATTGCGCCGGAGCTTGTCCGGATTCATCACTCCTCCAGGAAGGAGGAGCGCATGGTAGTGGCCGGCATCGGCCTCATCGAGCGGGACATCAACTGCTATTTGGTCACCCCATTCTAGATGATTCCAAGCCTTCACCCTTTTTTCCGCCGGCGAAATCACGTCAGCTTGCGCGCCGGCCCGTTCGAGCGCTTCGCGAGGTTCCGTGAGTTCGACCTCCTCGAATCCATCCGCAACAAGAATTGCGACCCTTTTATCTGCCAGCTGTCCGGCCATGATGTCCTCCCTCCTGCATCCTGATCACAGGTGCATGGCATCCGTAAGTTGTTCAACATTGCTTGTCCTTCTCCGTCATCATCGACTCGGCCGGATAGTGACAATCCTCGATATGGCGCGACCAGCCGAACTTTGAAAATGAGTTTGAAGACTGCGAGCGAACGTTTCGAGGAAGATTGCAAATAAAGGGCCATTCAAGCGAAAGTTTCAGCTCGGAAAATGGCCGTACTGAGGGCAGTTGCGAGGAAGATCCGTTGTGACGGTCAATGGCATCGAGGCAAAATGTCCTCTAAGACAAAGTTGTCCTTCTGAGAGGTACTTCTACGGATGTTCCATCTAGCCAGGTTTTGCCAACACAAGTATAAAGAATCTCCCTGCGGCAGAGTCATCTGTCTTCCTTCGTCTTCTTATCTTGGTATGGGGCATAGGCCATCCGCAGCCAGAATCCTGCCTTGCTCACCTTTCATGCCGTGAACTATTCTGGATAGACATTGCCGCATTGCGGCGTCCGGCCGTTCGATCTGTATGCGACAACGTGTCGGCCGCGATCAAGGAGAATGGAATGATTCGAACCCTCGTGATACTTGGCGCGTCAGGCGATCTGACTGCGCGATTGCTCATGCCCGCCATTGTACGTCTCTACGAGGAGGGACAGCTCCCCGATGGCTTCCGCATCATCGGCGCGGCACGGAACGATTGGGATACACAAAAGTTTCGGGCTCATCTTGATCAGAAGTTGCAAGAATTTTTGCCGAACGCCGAAGCGTCCAGCAAGGCGGTGCTGTCGGCCACGGAGTTCCATCATGTCGATGTGACCAGGCGTGAAGACATCGCAGCTGCCTTAGAAAATCTGAAAGAGCCGATCGTCGCCTATCTCGCGCTGCCGCCGCCGCTGTTTGCGCCGACCATTCAAGCACTTGCCGCATTGCCGCTTCCGGCGGGGAGCAAGGTGATTCTGGAGAAGCCGTTCGGTGAGAGTCTGGCTTCGGCTCAGAAGCTCAACCGGCTGCTTCATGATTCGTTTCCCGAAGAGGCCGTGTTTCGCCTTGATCATTTCCTGGGCAAGCAAACCGTTCAAAGCCTATTGGGTTTGCGGTTTGCGAATCGGGTGTTCGAACCGATCTGGAATACACAACACGTCAGCCGGGTGGAGATCATCTGGGACGAGGTCCTCACGGCATCGGGTCGAGCGTCGTTCTACGACGGAGCAGGGGCGCTCCGGGACATGATTCAAAACCATCTCCTGCAGCTGCTGGCCTTGGTTGCGATGGAACCGCTTCACATGCTGGATGCGCGCACGCTGAGAGACCGAAAGGTGGATGTTCTGAGAGCGGTGCGCAAGCTGTCACCGGAAGAGGTCAAGCGGCGTACAACACGAGGCCGCTATACCGGTGGCATGATCAACGGCGAAAAGGTGCCGGGCTATGTCGAAGAGCCGGGCGTCGATGCGAAGCGGCAGACCGAGACGTTTGCTCAAGTCGAATTGCTGATCGACAACTGGCGCTGGTCCGGTGTTCCGTTCGTGCTGCGCACCGGAAAGGGGCTGGGGCGTGACCGCCGTGAAATTGCCATCTACTTCAGGGCGGTTCCTCATCTGGCCTTTGGACAGGCGGCACAACCGGAGCCGAATGTCTTACGCATCGAGTTGAGTCCCGACCGGATTGTCCTTCGTGTGAATATCAATGAGTGCGGCGATCTCTTCGATCTGGAGCAGATCGACCTCGATGCATCGCTCCGCTCCGGGGGGCTCACGGCTTACGGACGGCTCTTGCTCGATGTGTTGAACGGTGATCCCACGCTGTCGATCCGTGACGATGAGGCGGAAGAAGCCTGGCGTATCGTGGCGCCGATTCTGGCTGAGTGGAGCAAGGGCTCCGTGCCATTGGCCGAATATGCGGCAGGCTCGCAAGGGCCAATATCCGATCATCCCGATCGCACAGGGGCATGACAAGACTGTGGTGAGGATCAGATCTGCCGGCTAGATAAACTTCAGTCGGCGCAGCCCGGCCATGATCGTTTGCAAGCTGGACTCAGGGAGTTCCTGATCTGTATCGACGACGATCTCGGGATTTTGCGGCTCTTCGTACGGATCGGATAATCCGGTCATGTGCTGGATCTCGCCGCGGGAGGCCATGGCATAGAGTCCCTTCGGATCGCGTATCATGCACGTGCCGATCGGGCAGCGGACATATACTTCCGCGAATCTTTCAATATCCGCGCGCGCCTTGTCTCGCGAAACGGCATAAGGGGAAATGGCCGCGACGACCGCCACTCCACCGATCCGTGCAATGAGCTTGGCCACATAGGCGATACGGCGGACATTTTCCTCCCGATCCTGGCGTGTAAAGCCAAGGTCCCTCGTGAGTTCGCGACGGACGGCATCGCCGTCGAGTGTTTCGACCGGCAGGCCAAGCTGCCGAAGCTCCGCGGCCACCAGGTGAGCCAGCGTGCTCTTGCCGGCTCCCGGCAGGCCGGTGAGCCACACGACAAATCCCTTCGAGTTCGGTCCAATCATGGCTTCAACCGGCCGGAACGGGATCGAAATGATCGGCCTCGCGTTTGGCGCGCCTGCTATAGGCCGTATGCTTTTGCCACCAAATGACGACTCCGGTGATAGAAAGAGCAGCGGTACCCAATCCGAGCAGTGAGACGAGAATTCGGCCTGGCAGGCCGAGAATGCGTCCGGAATGCATCGGGAATTGGGCCTGAACAAAGATATCGGCCGCAGTGCCTTTCCATGGCTGCTGATCCCCAAGATAGCGGCCGTCGCTGCCATCGAAATACAAGGCGGGAGGACCTACTCCTGCAGCGCCGTGATCATCGCCAGGGTGAAAAAATCTCACACCATATATTCCAAATTCCTGACTGTAAAATACGTCACCGAGCGGTTCTGGCCAACCTCGCTTGGCTTTTTCATACTGGGCGCGTTCGAGAATCGAGGCGTACCCGACCATCGGTGCGATCGGCTGATGTTTGTCGTTCGGTGTGCGCACATCGAACGGCGAAGGCGTGACCTCACTCACCAAGGACATCATCGGATAGAACATCTCCCGATAAAGATTGAGGGAGAATGCCGTGAATGCCAGCATGAACAACAATCCCCAGGCCCACAGACCGAAGGCGCGATGGACGTCGAAGTTGATTCGGCGGGCCGTACCGGACGTCTTCACCATCCAGGATGGTTTCCAGCGGGTCCACCATCCTGGGTGGGTCTGAGCCGTCGAGCTCGGAATCTTGGATGGCAGGGTCAGATAGAAGCCGACGAAGCAGTCCAGTGCCCATAAGATGGCAATGCCTCCCATGAGCCATATCCCCCAACGGTCGATGCCCCACAGTTCTGGAAGGTGCAGCGTGTAGTGCAATCGATATAGGAAGGACACCAACGTCTCACGAGTGATGGGCCACACCGCACCCCATTCACGCCTGCCCAATTCTTGTCCGGTCCCAGGGTCAATGAAGACCTGGTTATATCCAAGCTCGTACAGGCGGCCGGTTGCCGGATCGATGCGGGGATCGACGCCAAAGGGAAGAGAGTCTCCCGGTTCGTGTGCCAGTGGAACGAACGTCACGCGTGCCCTCTGGTCGCGCGCTTCGATTGCAGTGACTAGATCGAGGATGGGAAGCGGCAGCCCCTGGCTTGCTACGTGAGTGAGATGCGGATTTAAAAGATCGTCGAGCTCGTGGTCCCAGGAGATTACAGCACCGGTCAGTCCGGACATGATCAAGAAGCCGGCCATGATCAGACCGACCCAGCGATGGAGCAGCAGCATGATGTGGTTCATGGAATTATTAGGGGCACAATCGGGCCATTATGCTTACACAGATTTGCCGGCCGAAGGCAATGGCTGCCGGACAGGTCTATATAGATTAAGACGAATGAGAACCGCAAAACCTGGCGTAAATAGATCGTCGAACCAAGAGTTGGTTACGGCCATATTGACGCCTAGCAGGGAACATATACCTGAACGGGAAGCGGGCAGGTTCACTCAGAAGAAAATCCGCACCGTGGCGATGGCAGTGATCGGTGCACCGAATGCGTTAATGCCGCCTGGGAAGCCCGGACTCTCGATATACGTGGCATTGAGCAGGTTGCGGATGTTGACGGACACATCATACCGTTTGTCGCGGCGGTAAAAGAGGACTGCATCCACCCGCTGATACGGATCGGTACTGATCGAGTTGGGGAAGGTTAATTCATACCTGCCTTGGTAATAGACGCCTCCTCCAAATCCGAACCCTTGCAGGAGGCCGGACTGAAGCTGATATGTCGCGAAGACGCGCCCCACATAGTTACGCGGAATCGACGACGGATAGCTCCCGACAAACCCTGGGTCATTGGCTTCGGTAATCACAGCATCCAGATACATGAAATTGGCATTCAGATTTAGGCCGGGAATCGGCTGGCCGTTCAGATCAAATTCCACACCCTGATGACGCTGCTCACCGACCGCGATGCTAAACTGAGGGTCTCCTGGATCACGCGTCGACACATTGCGGCGGTAGCTGCGAAACAAGGCGGTGGTGAACAGCAGCCGATTGTCGAACAAGTTGAGCTTAGCGCCAACCTCGTAATTGATACCGGTCTCCGGCGGCAGAAGCTGATTATCTCGTGTGAATGACAAGGAGTTTGGGGCGAAGGACTGTTGGATTCCCCCATAGACGTTCATCCAGTCGGTCACTTTCACGGTCACGCCGCCCCGGCCGGTCCACGCGGAGTCCGTCCGTTCGGTTGTTGGAATCCCCTCGTCAGTAATGGACGAGCGCGCCTCGTCGTGCCGTCCCGCCAGGACGAGAGTGACCCGTTCGTGAGGACGGATGACAGCCTGCCCGAATACACCGGTCTGTTTCAAGGTCGTGAGGAGAGGCGAGCCCACCAAGCTGCGCAATTCATCATCGGACAATGCGCGTGTGTCGTTCCGTGGGTTGAACACGTTGTCGATTCCCAACTGGGGATGCGTGAGAAAGGAATTACGCGTCATGTCACGGTAGTCGACCCCCGCCAGGATTTCGTGTTTTTGTCCGAACAGCGTGGATTCCTTGCTGAGATACAACTCGCCTGCATAGGTGTCCATCTTAATGTCGCGAAATCTATTGTAGAGGTAGGCATCCCCGCTCGGAGGAATCCCGGGGTAGGTATAGGTGTAAAGGCTATTTTCGAGCAGCTTGGATCTCGAGTACTTGCCGTTGGCGGACAGCTTGATATCGTGAATGAACGTGTGATTGTAATGGACCTCGCCGTTGTAGCCGGTGAAGTTGGTGTGTGCCCCGTTCGGTGCGCCACCGCCGAAGTTTCTCGTGCGAGGAACATTGAGCATTTTCCCGTCTGTCGTGAGCGGCCACCCGAGATAGTCGGCGCCGTTGAACTGTTGATAGGTGCCGAGGAGGAGCAACTTGCCGGCGCCTTTGAACAGATCAAACTCCACCGAGGGCGCCACGGTATACTGTCGAACCGGCGTGAAATCGACGAAGTTGCCGCCCTCTTCGACTGCAAAGACGAGGCGACCCCGAATGTCCTCGTGGGCTGGCAACACGCCGTTGACATCAAACAGGCCTCGGTAAAAACCATACGACCCGGCATTGGCTTCGACGTTCGCAAAATTCGCGCGCTGCGGCGTTTTCGTGATGCGATTGACAATGCCGCCGGGATTCGCCGCCCCGCCGACGATGGAAGCCGGTCCCTTGACGATTTCATACCGTTCGACGATGCCCCAGTCCGGTGCGAAGAGGCAGTCGGTCGGTAACCCGTTAACTTTCATGCCGTTAAAGTTACCGGCAGGTGAACAGGCCGTGAAGCCCCGGATGTTGAAACCTTCGCTTCGTGCCCCGTTCACTTGGTCGCGCGTCACGCCGCTGACGGCTTCAAAGGCATCGCCTTGTGTACGAGAAAACGTGTCGCGAATCAGATCGCGTGTGACCACACCGATCGACACCGGCGTTTCCTCGATGGGCATTGTGCTGCGGGTGACGGTGGAGGCGTTGTCTGCCTTGTAGCCATCGACTGAATCTGTCCACGCCGGCTCCCGCACGTCTTTGACGACAACTTCGGAGACTTTGATGGGTTTCGACTGATTGTCCGGTAAGACTGCACTTCCCGAGGGTGCCGCGCTGTGCAACGTGATCGAACTCGGGTTGCTGAAGCGATACTGCAATCCGGTTCCTGCAAGCAGCCGATGCAGGGCTTCTTCTATTGTGTATTCACCTCGGAGACCTTGACTCGCGAGTCCGGCAACCGCTGTAGATGCGGAGACGACCTGAACACCTGATTGCCGGGAAAACTCAATCAGCGCATTGTCCAAATCTCCGGCCGGTATGTCGAATGATTGCTTGGGTCCTCCAACCGGCTGCTCGTTCGCCGCCAGTTTGACCTTCGGGGCGGCGGTGTTCCGGCTTTTAGCATCCAGAGGGCCTCGCGGCGTGCCGAAGCTGCGTTGAGATGTCGAGCTGTTCTCCGGTTCGCGTGGAGTCTGTTTCCAGTCCTCCGGAATGGCATCTTGCGATAGAGCAGGTTGGTAGGTGGTCAAGCTCAAGGCAGAGAGACTGACGAGAAATCCCCAGGCAAAGCGGCGACGGTCATAGCCGGATGCCGTTTCAGTAGCGGCGGCGATTGCGGCCCGCAGACGAGCCCATGCAGCGGGCGATGGGGTAGTGTTTCGGACAGATTTTTGAGATCGCTGAGGCATTCCTTCCTCCACTGTTCAAAAGAGGTCAATCGCGGAAGACTCTAGTGGTTTAGCAGAGCAGGATGTTTAAAAAGGCTGTCCAGCAAGGCCGCAGCGAGCGAGGAGGCGAGGCGTACTCTTTGCTGTACGTTGAGCTTCTAAGCGACGCGAGAACGAAGCTGGCAGACTTTTTCGACATCCTGTTGGGAAACATGGGGACTAAGACGACAGAGAAAGAAAAAGCCACACGTCGATGTGAAATGTTTTGAGAATGAAAGAAAAGTGCTGAAACAGCGGGAGGATATGAGGGTAACTATCGGGTTCGGGAGCGTGGCGCCGTAGTGGAGGGCGATGCTCGTTCGACAATGATGAGATTTGCATTCACTCGTTGCGCACGAATCGGTAGGGCATCTTGAAGCAGTTCCAGCGAGTTCTCCAACTCCCGGATGTTGAATACTCCGGTGACCGGCACATCCTTGAGCGAGTTGTCCAGCAACCTGATTTCCTCGGTCCGGTAGCGCGCCAATTCGTTTAAGACCTGTGCCAACGGGTGTCCTTTGAAGATGAGCTTTCCGTCTTTCCATGCGCCTGCCGTGATTTGGTCGAACGGTCCGACTTCTGATATCCAACCGTCCATTCCGTAGGACACCCGTTGTCCGCGATGGAGAATGGCGTGGCGTGCCACCGGGGGATGGAGGGCCACCTCGACGATGCCGTCCAACACCGACACCTCGACTTGTTGCGAGGATTTGCTGACGATGAATTGCGTGCCGATGTCATGAATAATGCCGTTGGCGACCTCAACCTCAAACGGCCGCCGCCCGTCCTGTGCAACCGTGAACCAGGCTTCGCCTTGATCCAGACGGATTGCGCGTGTCTTACTGGAAAACTCCACCGTCATCTGAGTATTCGTATTCATCATGACGGACGAGCCGTCCGACAACGTCAATTGCCGTTGTTCTCCCTTCGCTGTCTGATAGTGCAATGACTCGGTCACCCCATTAACCCACCACAGGGTGGTGAGCGTGATCAGCCCCATCAGCGCGCCCGCGGCAACCATGCGAGCCGGTGACCACCAGGACTGTCCCGCTGCCGGCTCCGAGGTGGAAGCATATTCGGCCCACCGGGTTTCCGCTTTGCGAAGCTCGGTTTCAAACAGTGGTTTCGCACCCGTCATGTTGGTCCACATGCCGGAAACACGCCCGAATTCCTGTCGATGACTGGGATCTTCAGCCAACCAGTTGTTTAAACGGCGGCGATCATCGGCGGTGGCCTCTCCTGAACGGAGGCGCACCAACCAACGCGCGGCTTCTTCGCGCAGGGACGGGGATTGTTCTCGTTCTTCGGTCATGGGCATCAACTTGTCAATGCCTCCGCGAGACGACGGATCATAGCGCTCCGGGATATGACGAACAAGACGGCGGTTCCCACAGTAGGATGGTGAAAGTGTCCGCTCATATCACCCGCCCATCCTTGGCACGCCGAGTGCCTTGCACCAGGCTTTGTTCTCAGTCCGTTGATCTCTCTGCGGCCTCACCGTGGAACGGCGCGTCTCGGCGCGCCGGGGTGGGCGGGTGAGAACTATAGCCATTTTGACGATCCTGCGTCAGGGGGACTGTTGCCCTTCCCCTTGGGGACTGGCCGTGTTCCGATTACAGGGACAGGCACCGCAAGGCCGGAGCCTTGTCCCTTCCTAACGATCCTTCAGTTTATTGCGACAGTAGACGGTCGCTTTCAAAATGTGTTTTTCCACCATGCTTTTCGAAATGCCGAAGTGTGCCGCGATCTCGGCATGGCTCAAATCTTTAAAGAGATGCAGCAGAAACACTTCCCGGCATCGAGGAGGCAGTTCGAGGACCGCGTCATAGAGCAGTCGGGTTTCTTCCCGGGATTCAGCATCTTCACATTGCCGGGCCGGTGCGACGAGGACGTCCCGGAGTTCTTCCGCGTCCAGCGATTCCTCGGCCTGGCGTTGTTTCTTTCGAAACAGGTCTACCGTGAGATTGACTGCGATCTTATAGAGGAACGCGCGCGGTTGTCGGATGGCAACCGGTGAGTCCTGCGCGAGCGCGCGAAGAAAGGTTTCCTGTGTGATGTCCTTCGCCTGGTCGCGGGACTGCAGCCGTAGTGTGAGGTAGCTCAGAAGTTCGTCGTAGTATTCCCGGAAGAGGGAGAAACGGTCCAGTCCCGCCTGGTTATCCACGCATCACCATTTTACGGATGACAATCAATTGGCCAGATCTAGGGTGAACAAAAGGGAAGGCATAACCGCGCAGTGTTCCCGTATCTGGGAACTCACTATGGAAATTGGTCGTCAGCATCGACATGTATTGATCTTGAGCAGGCGGGAATATATCAATCCCACCCCTTCCAAGGCCATGTTCAGTTTCCGGATACGGAACCCTGCAATGGGGATAGGTCAGTGTGGGGAGTGGGAGCTTGATCGAAGGGTGGAAATGCTTTTTTAAGCAAGGGTAAGTAGGGCGCGTAGGCTTTCCATCGGCTGACGGATTTTGTGTAAATCGGTTGGCGCGCCTGCCAGCGGCTGGAGGTCTGGTTTTTCTCGTCAGGCCAGACACATTCAAACAGATTCCTATCATGATTTCAGATTGGTCCTGTGTTACGCTCGGATGCACCCATCGGGACTGAGGGTGAAGTAATGCAAGAGCTGGCACGCCTGCTCAATGAAATGTGTGAGAAACAAATCATCGCCAATTACGCC
This window harbors:
- a CDS encoding sigma-70 family RNA polymerase sigma factor, with translation MDNQAGLDRFSLFREYYDELLSYLTLRLQSRDQAKDITQETFLRALAQDSPVAIRQPRAFLYKIAVNLTVDLFRKKQRQAEESLDAEELRDVLVAPARQCEDAESREETRLLYDAVLELPPRCREVFLLHLFKDLSHAEIAAHFGISKSMVEKHILKATVYCRNKLKDR
- a CDS encoding FecR family protein produces the protein MTEEREQSPSLREEAARWLVRLRSGEATADDRRRLNNWLAEDPSHRQEFGRVSGMWTNMTGAKPLFETELRKAETRWAEYASTSEPAAGQSWWSPARMVAAGALMGLITLTTLWWVNGVTESLHYQTAKGEQRQLTLSDGSSVMMNTNTQMTVEFSSKTRAIRLDQGEAWFTVAQDGRRPFEVEVANGIIHDIGTQFIVSKSSQQVEVSVLDGIVEVALHPPVARHAILHRGQRVSYGMDGWISEVGPFDQITAGAWKDGKLIFKGHPLAQVLNELARYRTEEIRLLDNSLKDVPVTGVFNIRELENSLELLQDALPIRAQRVNANLIIVERASPSTTAPRSRTR
- a CDS encoding TonB-dependent receptor, with protein sequence MPQRSQKSVRNTTPSPAAWARLRAAIAAATETASGYDRRRFAWGFLVSLSALSLTTYQPALSQDAIPEDWKQTPREPENSSTSQRSFGTPRGPLDAKSRNTAAPKVKLAANEQPVGGPKQSFDIPAGDLDNALIEFSRQSGVQVVSASTAVAGLASQGLRGEYTIEEALHRLLAGTGLQYRFSNPSSITLHSAAPSGSAVLPDNQSKPIKVSEVVVKDVREPAWTDSVDGYKADNASTVTRSTMPIEETPVSIGVVTRDLIRDTFSRTQGDAFEAVSGVTRDQVNGARSEGFNIRGFTACSPAGNFNGMKVNGLPTDCLFAPDWGIVERYEIVKGPASIVGGAANPGGIVNRITKTPQRANFANVEANAGSYGFYRGLFDVNGVLPAHEDIRGRLVFAVEEGGNFVDFTPVRQYTVAPSVEFDLFKGAGKLLLLGTYQQFNGADYLGWPLTTDGKMLNVPRTRNFGGGAPNGAHTNFTGYNGEVHYNHTFIHDIKLSANGKYSRSKLLENSLYTYTYPGIPPSGDAYLYNRFRDIKMDTYAGELYLSKESTLFGQKHEILAGVDYRDMTRNSFLTHPQLGIDNVFNPRNDTRALSDDELRSLVGSPLLTTLKQTGVFGQAVIRPHERVTLVLAGRHDEARSSITDEGIPTTERTDSAWTGRGGVTVKVTDWMNVYGGIQQSFAPNSLSFTRDNQLLPPETGINYEVGAKLNLFDNRLLFTTALFRSYRRNVSTRDPGDPQFSIAVGEQRHQGVEFDLNGQPIPGLNLNANFMYLDAVITEANDPGFVGSYPSSIPRNYVGRVFATYQLQSGLLQGFGFGGGVYYQGRYELTFPNSISTDPYQRVDAVLFYRRDKRYDVSVNIRNLLNATYIESPGFPGGINAFGAPITAIATVRIFF